A region of the Mycobacteriales bacterium genome:
TCGCGGTGACGACCGACGACGAGCGGTCGCTGCTGTCGATCAACTACACCTCGGGCACCACCGGCCGGCCAAAGGGCGTGATGTACCACCACCGCGGCGCGTACCTGCAGGCGCTGGCGATGGTCGGGCACACCGGCCTGTCGCCGTCGGCGGTGCACCTGTGGACGCTGCCGATGTTCCACTGCAACGGCTGGTGCTTCCCCTGGGCGGTGACCGCCGCGGCCGGGACGCACGTCTGCCTGCGCCGGGTCGATCCGGCGCAGGTCTGGCGGCTGATCCGGGACGAGGGCGTCACCCACCTGAACGGGGCGCCGACCGTGCTGTCCATGCTCGCGTACGCGCCGGATGCCGCGCCGCTGGACCGGACCGTGCGGGTGGCGACCGGGGGAGCGCCGCCGTCGCCGGCGATCCTGCGCCGGATGGGCGAGCTCGGCTTCGACGTCACCCACCTCTACGGGCTGACCGAGACCTTCGGCCCGGCCATGATCTGCGACTGGCGCCCGGAGTGGGACGAGCTGGACCCCGATGCGCAGGCCCGCCTCAAGGCCCGGCAGGGCGTCGGCAACATGATCGCCTGTACGGCCCGGGTGATCGCGGCCGACGGGACCGACGTACCGGCCGACGGGCAGACCGTCGGGCAGATCGCGCTGCGCGGTAACAACGTCATGCTCGGCTACCTCAAGGACCCGGAGGCGACCGCCGCGGCCGCGCCGGACGGCTGGTTCCGCACCGGCGACCTCGGCGTGCTGCACCCGGACGGGTACGTCGAGCTGAAGGACCGCAGCAAGGACGTCATCGTCTCCGGCGGCGAGAACATCGCCTCGGTCGAGGTCGAGCAGGCCATCGCCGACCACCCGGCGGTGCTGGAGGTGGCCGTGATCGCGGTGCCGGACGAGCGCTGGGGCGAGGTGCCGGCGGCGTACGTCACGCTGCAGGACGGCGCCGACGCGACCGAGGCCGAGATCATCGAGCACGTGCGGGGCCGGCTGGCCCGGTTCAAGGCGCCGAAGACCGTCGTGTTCGGACAGCTGCCGAAGACCTCCACCGGCAAGATCCAGAAGTACCTCCTGCGCGACGCGGCCTGGGAGGGCACCGGCCGGCGGATCTAGGGATACTCGCCCGGTGCAGGAGACCCCGCGGTGGTTCCGCGCCGCGCTGGCCCAGGAACCCGAGCACCGCGACACCACGGTCGGCGGCGTGCCGATCCGGCTGCGCTGCTGGGGGCGGGAGGACCGGCCCGGGCTGGTGTTCGTGCACGGCGGCGCCGCCCACTCGGGCTGGTGGGACCACGTCGCGCCGTTCTTCGCCGGCACCCACCGGGTCGTCGCGCTGGACCTGTCCGGTCACGGCGACAGCGGCCGGCGCCCCGCGTACGGGATGGACAGCTGGGCCGAGGAGGTGCTGGCCGCGGCCCGGGCCGGCGGGATCGCCACGCCGCCGCTGGTCGTCGGGCACAGCATGGGCGGCTGGGTCGCCGTCACCGCCGGGGTCTCGTACGGGCCGGAGCTGGACGGGATCGCGATCATCGACTCGCCGCTGATCGAGCCGCCGCCGGAGGAGGAGGTGTTGCGGCGCCGCCGGCGCGGCACCACGGTCTACCCGACCCGGGAGGCGGTGCTGGCCCGGTTCACCACGCTGCCGCCGCAGGAGGTCCTGCTGCCCTACGTCCGGGACCACATCGCGGAGCAGTCGGTCCGCCCGGTCGAGGGCGGCTGGACCTGGAAGTTCGACCCGGGCCTGTTCGCGGAGCGGCCGCCGCTGCGGGATCTGCTGCCGGCGCTGCGCTGCCGGGCCGCGTTCATCCGGTCGGAGTTCGGGTTGGTGCCGCCGGAGATGGCCGGCACGATCGACGCGCTGCTCGGGCACCGGGTGCCGATCGTGGAGCTGCCGGACGCCGGCCACCACCCGATGTTCGACCAGCCGCTGCCGCTGGTGACCGCGCTGCGGATGCTGGTCCAGCAGTGGGCGGTGAGCTGACACCGGCTCATGAGGTGAACAGAAGGTGAACGGTATGGGACCGTTGTCCCATGACCTCGGGGTCTCGGCCTGACCGGATCACGGCATTGGCCACCGTCGGCTTGGTCGAGTCCCACCTCGACGCCTGGGCGGCCGAGTATGGGCTGGCCGGCGGCGCCTGGCAGCGGGTGTTCGGCCGGCTCAAGCCGGCGCGCTCGCCCTGGGCCGTGCTCGCGTACGAGGCCGCGGGCGGGCCGACGGTCCGGGTGCTGCTGCACGAGCCCGGTCCGGACGCGCCGGCCTCGGCCGCCGCGGCCGGTGTGCTCGGGCTGATCGAGATCGCCACCTGCGAGGCCGATCCGGCCCTGCCCGGGCTGCCGGACGTGCTGACCGCGCTCGACGAGCCGGCCGTGGTCCGCTACCGCCCCGGCAACCGGTGCACGGTCCGGGGCCGGACCGAGGACGGGGTCCGCTTCGTCAAGGTCATGTCCGAGGGGACCGACGACCAGCGCGACGCCCGCGAGCTCTGGGCCGCGACCCGGGACGGGGCGCTGTCGGTCGCGGTGGCCGAGCCCGGCGGCTGGCACCCGGCCACCCGCTCCAGCTGGTACGGCGTGGTTCCCGGCGGCCCGATCGCGTCCGACCTGCTCGGCCCGGACGGGGCCGAGGTCGCGCACCGGATCGGCGGCGCGCTCGGCGAGCTGGCGGTGGCGCCGCTGTCCCCGGTCGTCACCTGCGGACCCGAGGACCAGCTGGCCCGGACCGGGCGGGCGCTGGCCCGGACCGCGGCGGTCGCGCCGGCGCTGGCCGAGCGGCTGGACGAGGCCGGCCGGGTGCTGGCCCGGGCGCACGGCGAGCTGGCGGACCGGCCGCTGGTGCCGGTGCACGGCGCGCCGCACATGTACCAGTGGCTGGTCGACGACGGCCGCCTCGGTCTCGTCGATTTCGACCGGTACGCGCTGGGCGAGCCCGAGCTGGACCTGGCCACCTTCCTGGTCGAGCTGGAGACCGAGTCCGAGCGGGAGCGGCCGATGGCGGAGCTGGAGTCCGCGGTCGTGGCCGGGTTCCGGACCACCGGCGGCGACGTCGACGAGCGGCGGCTGGCCCTGCACACCGTGCACAAGCGGCTGGCCAAGGTGGCGCGGACGGCGGCGGCGCTGCGGCCGGACGCGGAGCAGCGCGCGACCCGGCACCTCGACCGGCTCCGGCCGGCGCTCGCCGCTCTCGCCTGAGCCCGCCACCACCGGGCTGCGGCCTGTGCCGGTCGCGGGGGTAGCCGCAGCTCTGCTGCTCGGGCCAGCGTGCGTGCCCCCGATCGGAGGCATCTCGTACTGGTGAGTTGTCCGGACAGCTGTGATCAGAGCGACAGCATGTCGTGTCGAGGAGAACCTGCTCCTCAGCACGGGTAATCTCCCCTCATGGTCGCAGGATCGCCCCGTCCGCCGTGTGCGGTCGGGCCTGCTCCGCGCTACCCGATCGAGTCGGTCGACAGCGCCCTGCGGCTGCTGCTGCTGTTCGCCGAGAGCCCGCGGATCCGGCTCACCGACGCCAGCACGTACCTGGGGGTGGCGTCCTCGACCGCGCACCGGCTGCTGTCGATGCTGCAGTACCGCGGGTTCGTCCAGCAGGACGCCACCCGCGCGTACGAGCCGGGGCCGGTGCTGCGCGGGCTGTCCGTCGCCGCGCACCGCCAGCAGGACCTGACCGGGGTGGCGCGGCCGGTGCTGGAGCGGCTGCACGCCGAGCTGGACGGGACCATCCAGGTCGGCCGGCTGGACGGCCGGGACGTCGTCTTCGTCGAGGCCGTGCACAGCGTCAAGGTCGCGCCCGGGCCGGCCTCCGCGCCCGCGCACTGCACCTCGCTGGGCAAGGTGATGCTCAGCCAGCTGGAGCCGGACGAGCTGCGCACGCTCTACCCGCAGGAGCGCCTGGACCAGCTCACCGCCCGGACGATCGCCTCCCGCAGCCGGCTGGAGGAGGAGCTGCGGATCGCCCGCCGCCGCGGCTTCGCGGTCAGCGACGAGGAGTTCCAGCTCGGGGTGACCTCGGTGGCGGTGCCGCTGCCGGGGCTGGCCGGCATCCGGTACGGCGTGACCGCGGCGCTGCCGGCCCGGCGGATGACGCCGAACACGCGCGGGGGAGCGGTGCGGGCCCTGACCGCCGGCGCCGCCGAACTCTCCACGCTGGTCTGAAACCTTGGGTGGGTCCCGGTCGTTCGGGTAGGTAGCAGGGACCTCGAGGAATAGGAGACTCCGTGGCCAAGAAGGGCCTCTTCACGGTGGCGGCCGCGTTCGCCGCGAGCCCGATGGGCCGGCGGCTGATCGGGCAGGCCAAGGCGTACGTGCAGAGCCCGCAGGGGCGGGCCAAGATCAACGACCTGAAGAACCAGGTGACCCAGAAGCGGACCGGCCCGGGCTCGACCGGGCAGACCGGGTCGACCGGGCGCTGAGCGCAGGGGGGTGGCCCGGTGCGGGCCACCCCCCGGCGCGCTACTTGCGGGTGACGGTGAAGGACTTGGTCAGGGTCGCCGTCGACGAGTCGCCGGCGTACAGCTCGATGGTCCCGGGCTCGACGACGAACTTGCCCGCGTTGTCGTAGAACCCGAAGTCGGACTTGTCGACGCTGAACGTGACCGTGCGGGACTGGCCCGGCTTGAGCGTGACCCGCTCGAACCCGCGCAGCCGGCGGACCGGCTGGGAGATCGACGCGACCGGGTCGTGCAGGTAGAGCTGGACGACCTCGTCACCGGCGCGGGTGCCGGTGTTGGTCACCTTCACCGACGCCGAGACCGACCCGTTCGGCCCCACCCTGGTCCGGTCGAGCCGGAGGTCGGTGATCGAGAACGTGGTGTAGCTCAGCCCGAAGCCGAAGGAG
Encoded here:
- a CDS encoding alpha/beta hydrolase, with protein sequence MQETPRWFRAALAQEPEHRDTTVGGVPIRLRCWGREDRPGLVFVHGGAAHSGWWDHVAPFFAGTHRVVALDLSGHGDSGRRPAYGMDSWAEEVLAAARAGGIATPPLVVGHSMGGWVAVTAGVSYGPELDGIAIIDSPLIEPPPEEEVLRRRRRGTTVYPTREAVLARFTTLPPQEVLLPYVRDHIAEQSVRPVEGGWTWKFDPGLFAERPPLRDLLPALRCRAAFIRSEFGLVPPEMAGTIDALLGHRVPIVELPDAGHHPMFDQPLPLVTALRMLVQQWAVS
- a CDS encoding phosphotransferase → MTSGSRPDRITALATVGLVESHLDAWAAEYGLAGGAWQRVFGRLKPARSPWAVLAYEAAGGPTVRVLLHEPGPDAPASAAAAGVLGLIEIATCEADPALPGLPDVLTALDEPAVVRYRPGNRCTVRGRTEDGVRFVKVMSEGTDDQRDARELWAATRDGALSVAVAEPGGWHPATRSSWYGVVPGGPIASDLLGPDGAEVAHRIGGALGELAVAPLSPVVTCGPEDQLARTGRALARTAAVAPALAERLDEAGRVLARAHGELADRPLVPVHGAPHMYQWLVDDGRLGLVDFDRYALGEPELDLATFLVELETESERERPMAELESAVVAGFRTTGGDVDERRLALHTVHKRLAKVARTAAALRPDAEQRATRHLDRLRPALAALA
- a CDS encoding acyl--CoA ligase family protein, which encodes MTELSYEPLTPVSFLDRAAAAHGDRVAVIDGDERWTYRELRERCRRLAGALAPLAGGRPVAVLAPNTHVLLEANFGVPWAGVPLVAVNTRLSAGEVRYILEHSEASVLVHDPDFDALVAVAAEGLPIRRIRAGEEYEALLAGAEPFAVTTDDERSLLSINYTSGTTGRPKGVMYHHRGAYLQALAMVGHTGLSPSAVHLWTLPMFHCNGWCFPWAVTAAAGTHVCLRRVDPAQVWRLIRDEGVTHLNGAPTVLSMLAYAPDAAPLDRTVRVATGGAPPSPAILRRMGELGFDVTHLYGLTETFGPAMICDWRPEWDELDPDAQARLKARQGVGNMIACTARVIAADGTDVPADGQTVGQIALRGNNVMLGYLKDPEATAAAAPDGWFRTGDLGVLHPDGYVELKDRSKDVIVSGGENIASVEVEQAIADHPAVLEVAVIAVPDERWGEVPAAYVTLQDGADATEAEIIEHVRGRLARFKAPKTVVFGQLPKTSTGKIQKYLLRDAAWEGTGRRI
- a CDS encoding IclR family transcriptional regulator translates to MVAGSPRPPCAVGPAPRYPIESVDSALRLLLLFAESPRIRLTDASTYLGVASSTAHRLLSMLQYRGFVQQDATRAYEPGPVLRGLSVAAHRQQDLTGVARPVLERLHAELDGTIQVGRLDGRDVVFVEAVHSVKVAPGPASAPAHCTSLGKVMLSQLEPDELRTLYPQERLDQLTARTIASRSRLEEELRIARRRGFAVSDEEFQLGVTSVAVPLPGLAGIRYGVTAALPARRMTPNTRGGAVRALTAGAAELSTLV